GAGCACGGGATTCTTGTCATGCCACACTTCATCTATGTACTGAACAATGATAAGGGACTCGCAAACAGGCTTTCCGTTATGAATCAGAACTGGGATTTTCTTGTGAACAGGGTTCATCTCAAGAAGAAGTGGGCTCTTGTCAGCCAAGTTTTCTTCTTTGTATTCATACTCGATGCCTTTCTCGGCCAGGGCTATTCGGACCCTCATGCCAAACGCGCTCACATGTGTATCCAACAGAACCACCTTGTCGCCGGCCATCTTTTCAGATGATATTCgacaaaattaaaagagaaaGGATTTTTGCTATAGGCGTCGAGAAAAGAAAGCAGAATGATGGGCAAATGGTGGTAGGATAAGAGCCGGGGTCTTGCATTTATAGTAAATAAATCCGAGGTTGGTGATGGTAGGATTGATGCTACGCAAGCAGTAGATTCTGGGAACATTTGGGGCTCCACAGTCCACCCTGCAGCAATTTAGGCAAGAAGTCAAAATGCAGTGGTTTCTTTTCCACGTGTTAtgaaaaaaattagttttttttttttggttgactctataatttttttaaaaaaatttctagaaaGGCACCTTAGGAATTTATAACATATACTAGCaccttttgtttgttttgaaaaacaaGCAAAAGAGAGCAGAAAACTGAACGCTGTCCCTCATGTCTAGGTAGGAGAGGATTGTAGGACGCTCGTACTCAACAATTACTAAAATATTCTTTGGTCTCAGGATTTTCGTCTTGTTTGTTTTCTTGTTCCTAATCACACACATAATTTGACAAAGTTTGTAGTCCTAATTCCACAAATAACTGCTTCATTAATAAATCTGAAGATTCTGGTAATTAATTGTGTAAGTAAATTATTGCCTATTACTCTCCTTTTCAACAAATTCAGGGGCCTGATGGAAATTAAAGGGCTAAATATTAGTATTTAATACACTGACTAATAACTAAATGATCCATAGAAAGGGTCAAAGACCACTTTTTTCTTCATTGTCTATGCAGTAGATCCTGCTGCTCCCTATTTGGTTCCCAACATTTTGCTATGTGCTTACGCACATTCTTCAGAAATTTGACGTCACTCCTTAAGTAATCACATTCAACCTTTttatctctctctttttccttttttgtttatatatatatatatgtatgtatatatgtatgtatatatgtataaagAGAGTGAAATACTATTACTATGAGGCTATCAGATTTATGTTGCTATGTTAAAAGGGCTGCACCTAacgaagccaaaaaaaaaaaagaaaatattttcatctcTAGATTTCGATAGGGAAATTTGGTGGTACAAGAAACTGTTTCCCATTTAATAATACAATTAAAATAGTGAGCTGCAAAATCATgttcaaagaaaaatgaaacataATCCTTCACCCTTTCTCTCCTTTCTCTACGATTTTATAgaatttttgcctttttttttttaaagttgatGCTAACCTCTTCTACATCCCACTTGATCAGTATTGCACATTACAATTTGCATCCATCCATTCTTGTTATAATTCAAGAGAGTTACAACAGTTCTTGAAGGGGATATCCAATGGCTACTTTCTCCTCTTTGTAGTGGTTTGTCTCCAAGATCTCCCTCTCTTACGAACTGGACCAAATCAATTGTTTTTAACAGACTTAGCGTAGCAAGTCAACTAACAAAACaagttgagttttttttttttttggtttttgtcaCAACTGAGGAATATGAAGCATTACCTCCTAATTTTTGTTAGATTTAAATTTGGCATGCGTAAATAGAAATTAAATGATCTCAACatgcacttgattttgatataaaatcttacttttccaattttgatCTGAAAATTCTCGTgttaaaaatcaagttaaaaattcttttttttttcaatttaagtAAAGTACATCGAATTTGAAATTTCTCATTCACACTTCTTCCTCCTCCCTGGCACCTAACTCAAAAaagatccaattttttttttttttttttttccttttgaagcAGCACCAGCTCGTTTGTTGCATTCTTTACTGTCAGAAAACTACAAAAGGAGCTTCAAAGAACGCAACAAGGTCCGATTGGCTAATTCAGAAGCCAATACAAGCAGCAAAAAATCTACCATTCGAACCAAACCAAAGCAAAGTGTCCTTCCCACAGGCAACACTCTCCGATTGGTGGTCTTTTTGGTTAGTCGTTACTCGTTCCTCTGAGcaaatataaaaaagaaaaagcccaTTGGCCTTTTTTCCTCCCTTATTACTTCACTTGGGACTGTTAGTTTCTTCTTGTGATTCTCGTTTTTCAGTGACCCCCTCTCTCTCAAGATGGCAGATCCACCCAAAAAAGCACTCAGCAGCGGGGTGGTAACCTACGCTTACATTCTTCTTTATATTGCACTTTCCAGCGGCCAGATCTTCTTCAATAAGGTCCAACCCTCTTCTTGAttcttatatatatacacattaaTTGACTGATTATATGTTCCTgcattacttttcttttttctttttttttgttggggggggggggggggggtggtatGTGTGCTTATGGATTGCCTCGGAGAACTTTAGAAAGCTTAATGGGGAAATGGGTTTCTGGGAATTTAAATATCtgattgaaagtgaaaaaggtTGTCGTTAATTTCGACAATTAACTTGTTCAGATGAAGAAAATGTGGCATCAGTTTATTAACATGTTGTTAAGTGGGACTATATCAGTGTTATTAGAAGACCTTGGGAGGAGAATATTAtcctggattttttttttggcccggGAATATTCAGGAATTGGTGTTGTTAGAAACAATTTAGCAATGCTAATGAATTTTATGCTTTCTGATCTTTCGGGTGCTCGTGGGATAGCTTTAAAGTTTGTCATGTGTCAGACTATTGGGGTAGGTGAAGTGAATTGCTTTCCGGAAGCTAGTGATGATATATAAATAATCTCTGCTTTCGTGCCATATAGGCATTCTTGTGGAAATATAGCCTAATAGGGTGACATGGTTACTTCATTGACGACTGACCTAAGGATGTATCTAAGCATTGTTATGAATGAGCATAGAAGTTTCTTGCAGCAGATCGTGTACAATAATATCTACATGCGCGAGTGGTGTTGCAGCTGGACACTATGAAAATGTGGCTTTCAGAAGACTTATTGGACGAATTGTTGTTGTTTTCTTAGGTTCTAAATTTCTAGGAGATTATATTAGCAGTGttgctttgctgcatttttaaGTAGTCTGAGAGTTTCGTTTCATTTGTATTGATCATCCAACAAAAATTTTGTGCAATGCAGTGGGTTTTATCCTCAAAGGAAATAAACTTCCCATATCCCCTTGGATTGACTCTGCTTCACATGGTCTTCTCCTCTATCTTATGCTTCGTGcttacaaaagttctcaaggtATGTAAGTCAATAAAAACAGAAGTGTGGGCTTTATCATCTGGATGCTTTACATCAGTTCCTGTCCTTCTACATATTGTAACTTGAATGCTATATGTTCTTGTAGATTATGAGAGTTGAGGAAGGGATGACTCTTGAAATGTGAGTATTTTCTTATTcaatatttgaaataaatggGCTGCTTCGCCCCCTTTCCTGTAAGACCCAAGTCCTTCTGGACAATGAATCCTAACAAAGGAGATTGTGTACATAAAATGTCCTTTTTGATCTCCTTCCCTCTCCAACCTCGAGATATATGATCATATCTTTGTGataattttgtatttgtatggaTCTTGACCACATCATCTTTTCCCAGCAATTAGTTGACCATTTAGTTTACTTCTTTGCTAATCTGGTTATGACAATTTCTTGTCCACTTTGGGCTCTGCAGATATCTTACATCCGTCGTACCTATTGGTGCAATGTTCGCTATGACACTTTGGCTGGGAAACACTGCTTACCTTTATATATCTGTTGCATTTGCTCAGATGTTGAAAGCAATCAGTAAGTATCACATACTCTTAGTGATTTTATATATAGGCTTTGAGATATATCTTATAGTAACCAATTCATATGGTTAGGGTGTTTAAACCCTTGCCAAGTATTCATGCCCGATATCATTCTTTGTTGCCAGAGATTGAGCAGTCTTATAGCCCGAATCATGCGGTCATAAATTACTTCCCTACTTTTTGGTAATGATATTGTTATACACAACTGTTCTTATATCTGCAGTGCCGGTTGCTGTTTTCATTCTTGGTGTGGCAGCAGGACTGGAAATGATGAGTTGTCGTATGCTTCTGATTATGTCAGTAATCAGTTTTGGTGTATTAGTCGCTTCTTACGGTGAAATAGATATCAACTGGGTTGGTGTTGTTTATCAAATGGGAGGTGTTGTTGGAGAGGCTTTGAGGCTTATATTCATGGAGATTCTGGTGAAAAGGAAGGGTATCAAACTAAATCCGATATCAGTTATGTACTATGTCAGCCCATGCAGGCATGTATTTGTAACCAAAGGATCTATGAACCATGATTGTTTAATTGTTCGGCCCTAGACTAATATGCTGCCAATTTAACAAAGAACTCGGTTTCCTGTGCAGTGCTCTTTGTCTCTTGATTCCCTGGATATTTTTAGAGAAGCCGAAGATGGACGATCAGGGGACGTGGAACTTCCCACCTCTTATATTGACTCTTAATTCTCTCTGTACCTTTGCTCTCAATCTCTCAGTGTTTCTCGTCATCTCGCATACAAGTGCTCTTACTATCCGTGTGGCTGGTGTTGTCAAAGATTGGGTGGTTGTCCTACTATCTGCAATTCTTTTTGCAGATACAAAGCTAACGCTCATCAACCTGTTTGGTTATGCCATTGGTAATTTTCTGAAATCTAGTTTTCACAATTTCTAAGAAGATTTAGCTTCAGATGATTGTGCCAGATATGCTTTTACCCATAAGGTTATCTGTATATGCTGAAGTTGTGCAATTCTTGTCATTGCTTCTACATATATTTAACAATATCGGTGACGATATCATAACCATTGAGGTTTACTTTGAGGACATTGGTATGGGTCTGGAGCTGATTTTTATCCTCGTCAAACCTGCAAAATGTGTAGGAAGGCAGGCTTTTATGCCACTTGTCTAAGGACTCGTTGGCCATTTTGCTCTGCTGTTCAAACATACTCCCCCATGTGCTAACTTAGAAGAGTGAAAGATATCATTATTAACCTATTGGCTGTATGGGACTCCTTGCAGCTATTGCAGGTGTAGCTGcctacaacaatcacaagttaAAAAAGGAAGCTACTCAAGTCAGCTCAAATGAGTCTCAACCACCTCAATTGCTTCCATCTGTGTCTTCCAATGACTGAATGGATATCAAGAGCAGCATGCAACTTACTGTGACAAGTGCAGTGTGGTTCCTTCTTCCATCTGGGCCAATGAGATCACACGAATTTTTTTCCGGGAGAAGCTACCGTGCTTTTTTGTGCTACTGGTGAAATGTAGACTGATCTATTCCGAATTTTGCAGCTGGTTAGGGGTCGCTGATTTTCTTGGCAGTCAGGACAAGAAGGACCAGAGGAAGTTGGTTGTGAGTTATAGTGTAAAGTTGGACGCATCCAACCTTAGTTTTTCACGTGAGAAGGTTGGACATACACGGACAATATGTTTCTCTGCTTAAATACTAGTAGACATTTTTCTCGTCTTTTTTCTTCCGACATTTGATACATTAGAAGTTCAAATATCATCTAATTTGTACTACAAGAACAGGCTGTTGTGAAAGACATGCATGATTCCTCTTCTTTTCTTGTATGGATTTAGATGTATTCTGGCCTTCGAATCCCAGTGGAGACATTGACTTTGATTAGGCGCTTGCAAATGTCTGTACCATCTACCAAGTAAAGTCTGCCTTCCACAAACGTCAGTCAACCAGACTagcaaacaaaaagaaaagaaaaaattcagaTGTCTTAGTCAGATAAGAGATAAGACTGATGTTGTGGCATATTCATTCATTGTACAAGTGCTTCTTGGTTTTTTGACGTCTTGTTGCCGGCacatgattgaatgaaattcaGTAGAATATCCATTGTAGTTTTCTGTGCGTAAGAACAGTATGGCAATTATGCTGCTTAATTGTTAAGGGTCTGTCTAACGGCTATTATAAGGCActcattaaaataaaatatattttaggtattatatatttaaaaatataaataagtaTAAGAGAGGATAGATAAAATTAACTAGTGAAGGTATATAAATGTAAGAAAAGGTGataattgttagtatatatACTTATATGGTAGATTAGGTGAATGTTAGATGAGTACTCAGTGGGCATTCGTTAGAAAAATCCAATTGTTAATTGTGCGACATGAAACCTTTATGATTTGTTTAAATTCTTTGCTTGATTACTCGCCAATTTTAGCCTACTCGATCTATTTGCTTATTCAATACAGATTTACGTACTTATTTTGTTCTAagcatttttttctttactCAGTAGTTCTTCAATTGAGGTTTAAATGATTGtgattttgagttttttttttttaactcaaatTAGGCAAATCACTACGAAATTATCACAAGGAGAAGGATCCAACaagataccaaaaaaaaaaaaaaaaaaagttaccgTGCAAATTTGTTTCAATACTACGGCAATCAAAATCTTTTCTATTttgataatttaaaattttactgtatcATTTTCAGATGAGAATtcaaaatcttatttttttttctttgtaaataaAAGCAATTTGATGATTTATATCCACCTTAGTGCTTTTTCTATTTTGGGGTCAAAGATGTgaagagaaaaaaatttaacCAAGTCcattataaataataataaatactaaaaagaaatgagatatttttgTGCCCCTGCCCCTAAATTGTTTATATTGGCCGCCTTTcttttttgtagttttagtAATGGACCCATATTTTTAAGtgacccaaaaattttcccaaaaaaactTCATAAAATTTCCCCAAAAGGGAGGCTTTAGTTTTGTGGGGACTGTTCCAGTTTCCTCCTCTCCTCCCGATACTTTCCCTTCTCCCCCAAAAAAACGAAAAATTCCgccaatttttcatatacaatcCTCCATATCTCTGATAAATCAcaataaaaccctaatttccccAACTTCGTCACTACTCTTATAATCTCTTGTATAATTTTTTGTCTCCAATTTTCAGATAGAGAGAGTTTTTGAGTTTCGAGTTAAGAAGAAGGCAGCAGGCTATGCGATCGCGGTGGGGCGAGGTGGCGCAAACCGATGTGGCGGCGGCGGGAGTGGAAAAACTGGAGGAATCAGGTCGTTAATGGCCGTACTGCAAATGACGTGGCAGCCGAGCTCCCTCAATCAAAAACGCAAGTCTGGTCCACCTCTAGGGCTTAAAAACCTCGGCAACACTTGCTATCTTAACTCCGTTCTTCAGTGCCTCACCTACACCCCTCCCCTCGCCAATTTTTGCCTG
The DNA window shown above is from Coffea arabica cultivar ET-39 chromosome 5e, Coffea Arabica ET-39 HiFi, whole genome shotgun sequence and carries:
- the LOC113690818 gene encoding probable sugar phosphate/phosphate translocator At3g14410, coding for MADPPKKALSSGVVTYAYILLYIALSSGQIFFNKWVLSSKEINFPYPLGLTLLHMVFSSILCFVLTKVLKIMRVEEGMTLEIYLTSVVPIGAMFAMTLWLGNTAYLYISVAFAQMLKAIMPVAVFILGVAAGLEMMSCRMLLIMSVISFGVLVASYGEIDINWVGVVYQMGGVVGEALRLIFMEILVKRKGIKLNPISVMYYVSPCSALCLLIPWIFLEKPKMDDQGTWNFPPLILTLNSLCTFALNLSVFLVISHTSALTIRVAGVVKDWVVVLLSAILFADTKLTLINLFGYAIAIAGVAAYNNHKLKKEATQVSSNESQPPQLLPSVSSND